The Carassius auratus strain Wakin chromosome 34, ASM336829v1, whole genome shotgun sequence genomic sequence CACAGTGTCAGCATCGGTCAGAATCGATTTTATGTCATTAAATGACTTAAGAATGACTGATACAGTGGCAAGATGCCTTGTCCATCTCTGCTCCAGTAGACGTTTAAGATGCGCACCTTTATAATGCATAGCAACAGTTGGCTTTCTACAGAACTTGTACAGGGAATCGCACACCTCGAAAAACTCTGAAAGTGCGGTCTCTGCAGACATGGCATGAACAACAACCAAATGCAACTGATGGTTAAGGCAGTGCACATATGGTATCTCACGTCCAAGTCTGTCCTGAAGAATTTTCTGAACAACACCACCACGTTTCCCCGACATAAGTGCAGCTCCATCATATACCTGACTCAGAATTTTTGAGCTATCCAAGCCAACCTTGTTAAGCTCAGTCAGAATGGTGTCAGTTAATGCTTGTCGGTCACCTTTCTGAGCCGTAGCGATGCACAGCAGACGCTCTGTAACTTCGTAAGGCTCATTCACAAATCGAAGCACAATCGATATATTTTCACATCCTGTGGGGTCACGCGTCCCATCAACTTTCAAAGTGTAATAGGACTCACCAACTTCCTCCACTATAGCCTCTGTCACCACATTACTGAGTGTTATTATAAGTTCATTTTGCATATCATGACAGGTGTAAGTGGCATTGCGAGGGATTGTCTTCACCACATTAGCCAATTCAGGATCCTTTTGGATAGTGTAATAAAGCATGGAAAGGAAAAGTCCAGACCCCCCTTCCGACATGTCATCAAAAGCATCAATCTTCCCCCGTAGAGGCAACTGGTTTTCAACCAAGAACCCAACCACATCTATCAAAAATGCTGCGTCTGCCTTGACACTGTACTCCAACCACTCTCTGTTGTGAAACCATTTATCAACGAATGATCGCCCCTTACAGGATACTGTTTTAACACAATTTGGACAGGCCTGTCAGTCCCGATATCATCAACCGCTGTCCGCTGACTTGAAGGACTTGAAGATTGTTGGTGTATGGCTGCGCTAGTTGAATCTTTTGGCGGTTGTCAGGAGCTAGCATTCGCAGATGAAGGGCCAGCTGGGCTCTCATAGACCGTGGTACTGGTGGTCGTGGCAGGAGTATCTAAGTCTACCGATTGACGAGCCTGCTGAGGTCTAAACCATTTTcgtaaatcaatttttttttgttgaattttttacaATTAGCTTCCAACAAATGTCTATAATATAGACGGAAGATGGACAAACTGTTTTTCAAATTGAAATGGATTTTGCGCTCCCGCtgcaaatcaaatgtaacaagtTTACTCGGTGACCAATAAGCATTCACCATGATGAAGCAGTAACGTGCCATGAACAaccaaaattatgcattttccccattcattttattttatttaagttacagtttgaacatttaatattaaaatcagggcttgaaaacgaaaaaaaaaataaaaaattcaattggttcactccgagcagaatcgatattttaacgtttctgttctgcgttcctctgatattattactgtTCCGAAACCGGTTCTGGAGGAAGAAATTAAtatcgttattttttaaaaaacaatatttttttgcctataatttgcctaataataataatttaataataataataaagtatagcgttttccttactcaaaaaaaaaaaaaaaaaaaaaaaggaaaaaatagagatctaacgctTACAGTTTAGCTTGCACCAGATTTTGTCCAAATGTAAGCtaggcctacttaaaaaaaaaaaaaaaaacctctcaacactttaaaagtatttttaagatatttaaaaatgtttgctgcattgttaaaaacacaatcacttgtataagattgcgttttgagagtaaaaaaaacacttgtataagattgcattttgagagtaaaaaacaaacaaaacaaaaaacacttgaataagattgcgttttgagagtaaaaaaaaaacacttgtgtaAGATTGCATTTTGAGAGTAAAAACACTTGTGTAAGATTGcattttgagagtaaaaaaaaaacaaaaaacaaaaaaaacttaagtcggggctcattgcatttttattagccctattactttctgaaataatgaagactaaaatgcctgtagtctaaagcaaaatatttaaaaacattataaaaacagttattagtgtctcttcaaatcaaatcctctaaagtttaggctataaaaacctcaatccaaaaacaaattaatgtaaGCTGAAGCTGACGCCTATCTCTCATTCggcacgaatccaaatgtttccatgttcctgacatatctggatgctaaaatgtttttaatataaagaatatagaacttagaacatagaacatagaaatacagtaaaaaagtaagaaatgtaaataaataaataaaattattagactatactatatatatatgaattatataataataataaacctggatttatttcatgttcaaaggaaaattagcctataGCCTACTGCTTAAGAATGCCTTCTTTTCTTCAAACATTAAACGAAAAATATGTTtttcctcaataacaaaatagaccaattttaaataggcctatttaacaaaataaataaataataaaaaataaacggaataaaaaaaaaaaagaatattgtaGACTAAGACTGGCCTACTAATGTAGTCCGTGCAGGAATAGCATGTCGTTCATTGATGAGTGGTTCAGATTAATCCGTCTCTTCCCATTTATGCGAACGGCCCTCGAATGCCCCACCACAGCGCCGGAACAGGTGATCTTCTGTCTGTATTTTCACAGCTTAAAGGTAAATTAATAGGAATTTATGAATGATCCACTCTTTATAAAACTAATCACGTTTGTTATGACATCCGATTGGAACATCACAATTTGCATGATAACTTTCGTTAttctacagcaaaaaaaaataaaaaataaataaataaataaataaataaataaatgcagagcgagaattctgagtatgggtcacttggctgaatgtcatgtcacttttattTCACTGGCGGGAAAATGTATGTACTGTTGGCCTAAAAGCATCAGCGAGCCAATCACTTTTTACCTTGTTACTGAGCGTCTTTTCTGAAGTTGTCCATTTTTGAGTACAAGAGTAGATTTGGTCGTTCTTgtacacttgaaaaaaaaaacaagggtgAGTGGCTTAAATTGTTATTTTGATGGTTTTGCAATATAGCCTACTGTTTTtgaacaaaacatttatgaaCGTCCCACAAACCTGTCAACTACGTTCgcttttttttaagacaaattttAACACAAATTTTAACATAAGCACTTTGACGTGTTTTAAAGTGATACTGAATACTGAATTAaccatacaaaaaatatatatttttatattattttatattttatttttaaacaatgtacATATATTTTAGCATTCAGAGTTGAAAAATCTTATAAATAAAAGTAGTGTAAAAATAATACTACATTTCAAAGTTGCAAATGAATTGAATTTAATAGTAATTTCTGAGTCAAAATAGTTTCTACATCAAATGTTTTTCAGTGTATGTAAATCAGAAGGTGCCCAAGCTTGTTCCTATAgggcaaaaaaattaatttgatggAGGTCTGTGGGCCAAAAATAAACACTGCATTATACCAGACTgttcataatatttaaaaatgaaataataaaatgaaaagattACTTATAATCagtgcacatttttttttcttttgacgaTTCCCCTcgtcccctgaggtaacaacaactatattgaatggcttttatatacagcagtcaacaggcaaccttaataataaatccttttattagtttgtggatttgcttgagctagaaagaactactcaacataaataaaatgtgcaaaaggattttgaaaaaatacccttagaaagagctactgcattactgcattcaaacttccaaactgactcaaatgattcgcgaaccagctccgaactcccgaactgaatcaaataattcgcgatcccaaactgactcaaatgattcgcgaacccgctttgaactcccgaactgactcaaatgattcgcgaacctgctacgaactcctgaactgattcaaatgattcgcgaaccctaaacgaactctcgaattgattcaaatgatccgcgaagccgctccgaactcctgaattgattcaaatgatttgcgatccccaaactgactcaatgattcgcgaacccgctccgaactctcaaattgattcaaatgatccgcgaagcagctccgaacccgaactgatttaaatgatttgcgatccccaaactgactcaaatgattcgtgaacccgctctgaactcccgaactgactcaaatgattcgcgaacccactccgatttctctaactgattcaaatgatccgcaaagctgctccgaactcccgaactgatgatTCGCGAtctgaaaagcggcagtgaagacaaaggattaaaacctctattaaaacagatgtccaaatgaacgtacctGCAGTGCTTATAATCCAGTTTTACCCTTCCAATTATAGTACAATAGAGTTCAGTGCCCAATTCAGCTCTTCAAGATTAAAGCAACAAAGACAGTGACCTCTAATGAGAGACATGAAGCTGAttcttatttttcaaatgttttccaaACTGGGATGCAGCTGATTTACTGACAGAGTCCAGATATTATGTAGGTGAGAGTCTGTTAATTTGCTTCTCATTTTACACTTGTTCAAGTTCATCAGACTGAAAGTCTTCTCACAGTGGTATAGGTACTGCCAAAAAGAGTCAATATCACTTTAACTGGTTTGCACAGAAACTGCATTAATTATTATGCTATATAAGGCTTGCCAAGTGATATTTCCGCAGTATCAGCACTGGGACTTGTCTTTGTGCCCTATACTGGCTGTCAGTCAATGTAGTTACATTTTCACGCCAGTAGGTAGTGTAAATACTTGCAGTCATGTCTGTATTTCATACTATAATTTAATACCGTAATTATTGCAACAAAGCCTATCATCAACTTTTCCCCCCATCTTCTTGTATATAGGCCTTTAACATGGTGGCCCAAATTAAAGGTCACCACAGGCCAACTTTGTCCTGCAGTCCCTAGTTTGAGCATCTCTGgtgtaaataaagtaaatgagGAGGCTTTCAAATTGACAGAAGGTAACACCGTTAAATTAGCTGTAAGTACGTCAGAGTTTGTAAACTTCTAGACAAGAGTTTAGTGTTACATGCTTTTTATAAGTTTATTGATATAGGTTCTCTATTAAATCAAAGTGACAAGTTAGCTtgatatttaagtgtttttttattgaacagaTGGTTTGCAGCATCAGCTGACAGCTCAGAGAGAGACCTGCTCCCAGGACGGACTGCATCTCTGGCACCGGTGCCGTTTTCTCCTCGATGAAGGACTGGAGACGTGCGGTCCCTGGGTGCCTGACAGTGCTGGATAATTGACACATTTCTACAAGGCTTTGGTGACTCCCGTCTTCTGTCAGTATCCTGTTAGATACGGTGAGCTAAGCAGAAGTGACACATCGGGCCAGTTTAGACCGCTGAAGTTCGTTCTCCACAGGGATGATGGGGGAACATCATTTAAGTTCAAGCTTCACATACACTGAACTCTGTTTGTTATACTGACAGAATATGACACATGTTCTTTTTAATCGCAGTTGTTTCCCCACATGAATTGTGTTTGATTTGCAGCATTCGCTTGCATGTCAGCTTGACAAATAGCATTTTAACTGTTCACGAAGTGTGTTTCTCAAAGGGGTATTACAGTATATGGATAAATGTGCTTTTCAATGGGTTTTGCACCAGGACTCAGATTTTACATTATGTTAATCCAAAACAGTAGccaaatgttttatgtattaagACTTTGGTTAATTAAAGAAAGTgcctttataattaaatattgacATGTATTACACTGAACAACACAAGCCAAACAGTATTCACGATTATAAACATAAATGCatggtttttgttttaaatgtcaacTATTTTGCAAATAAGTGGCCAGTATACAAAAAACACAATGTAGTTTGCACCATCCATGTTTAACCAAGTTTATCCTCAAATTACTGAAACATAGTTTAGatagttttttgtgtgttttttttttaactggattACAGAGTCACTCAAAAACCGAATCACAGAGTGCTTCATTTGAAGAAAGATTTATTTGCATGATTCAATGAAACTGACAGCACTAGTCATTATAAAACCGTGTTGTCACAGTTATGCAGGCTAGTTTTTTTTCCTCGTTGTCATGAATCTTCACTCGCGTCGTCCTCTCCCTGTTTTCAGCCAGGACACAAACTCTTTTGCCGCCTGGTCCTGCAGGTAAGAGCTGACGTCACTGGTGAAAGTGCCGTCTGCGTGTCGTCGGGTGGGGACTCTGCGGGAGAAAAGAATCATTATTTATGGAAAAAGTGATATTTTTCAAGTCTGACTGAAAaagaacattaataataaactgTATATTATCTATAAACAGTAACGTTCaaggtaaataaattaatacttttattcagcaaggatgcattaaattgatcaaaagtgacagcaaaaacatttataaagttacaatatataataatattaaatgttataatgttaACTTTCTGTTAATCAtagaatcctgaaagaaatgtatcatggtttacgcaaaaatatgaactgttttcaacattgcaaaATCATCAtatcaatgatttctgaaggatcatgtgacactgaagactggagttatgatgctgaaaattcggctgcgcatcacagaaataaattacagtttactacATAGTCACagatatttctcaatattactgtttttaccagggtttgccaggttttcacaataaAACCTGCCCAGTTGCTACTCAAATCTAGCCCAAGCGCATTTCGAATTTAAAAATTGCGTTTCGGGaggtaaaatacatgttttttggtggggttcccctgctaaaatgtgaatttgaggtgataaatatcacgttattggagTTGCTTCAGcctgcagacatgaaaaacatccCGTGGCAAGAGTGTTAAAATAGCCCAATTCCAGGGGAATTGGCAACAGGGTTTTTACTGCATCAAATAAATTGACAAAGAtaagctttggtgagcagaagagattttcaaaaacataaaaacacttaTATCGCCATTTggcttttttttcctttctatatcaaatataagtatttttttagcCATTCTAATGCTGTGTTCATGTCATGTGGGAATTcctataatttaaatgaatttccAACTATGTAAAATTATACAATAGTTAAATACAGTCTACACACatatatgtcattttattttgttttgttaccaGTTCTTAAATATTTTGCAAGAACTTACAGAATATAAGCTTACCCACTTCTCTTGGAGTTCATCAACCACTGGACGAAGTCTTGTGCTCTCCTGGTCTCCAGGTATTTACTGTAATCGTTTGAGAATGTGCCTTCTGAATGTCTCTTCATGTTGCTTACTTCTCGTGGGTCATTAAATAGTGCCTCCTCAGACATAAGGCTGAAAATGTATAGCAAATGCATCattcaagatttattttaaacccaaaatcaaaagaaaaaatgcattattattattattattattattttgcagcaaAATTAGAATAATTCTCTGAAATTTAACTGGAAGTAAAGTAAAATCCAAAAATGAAACCTTAAATATTGGTTTTCTTTAAACAGCttactatggaagcctgtttccgccactgataaaaaaaaaaaaaatgttattgtgactttgtatctcacaattctgacattttttttttccagaaattacatgatataaactcacaatcgTGAGTAAtaaattctgaccttttttctcacaattctgactttatttcttgcaaaTCTATGTTATAAACTCCCAATTTTTCTCTGAATTGGGAGTTTATATCACCCCATTCTGATTTtagatctcataattctgactttgtaTCTCGCAAATGCAGGTtatataaattcaaaattctgaggaaaaagtcagaattgtgagaaataaaactctcaattctgactttttttttctcagaattgttataaacttgcaattgcatgttataaagtcagaattcatgcaagtcttacttttttttttataactgcatGTTTATATCTTGAAATTCTGACTTTAAAAATGACAACTGTGAGTTTAtaacacaattctgagaaaaaagtctgaattgagagtttatatcatgcaataatgagaattaaagtcagaattgtgagatgaaaaagttgcagttaccttttttattttttatttaacggCGAAAAAGGGCTTCCATAACTTACAGTTACCTTTTGAAGTTAAATGTGCCTCAGGCTGTTTGTTTGCAAAGGTTACAATAAAAATACCATCTGTAGAGGCCATTAAAAATGAACTTACCTGGAGTTTTCTTCCATGTTTTCTTGAATGGGAATCTGCACGCTGCTCTGGATCAGGATGAGAAGTAAAAGTCCAATGAAGGCGTAGATCCTTGTCATCATCTTACCTGAGGATCAGACCATACAGCTACTCAGTAAACCATTAATGCACCTGCACCTGAAAAGAAATATAGTATATTGCCAAAATGTTCTCAGTCTCACCCGGATTGCGTTGGGTCGTCACAGAGAAATGAAGCCAAAGATTTTGATGTTGCCTCACTGGTTTCTCCTTCTTGGCTCCCAGTCTGATTTCACGGTCCCAGCCTGATGTTCTGAGTCTTATATAGTGATGCCCAGGTGGCacgatccacacacacacacacacacacacacacacttattagtATCAGTCCATTAATCTCAAAGCATCAATGTATTTGCACTCTGAGTCTGAACCTGTTTAAAAAGAGTGATGGGGAAACGgtaaaacaagtcaaaaagtCACTTAAGAGCAAAGTCAAACATGATTCTGTCCCGTTAAAAACAGAGGAGAGCAAATAATTGCATAGGTACTTTCAGGATGAGGTGCACTCTGTCAGATTTCCATGTGATGTTTGCACTCTGCAAAGCtttctttttgtgcatttagtttTTTACCCTCATGagggagaaatacatttttatatatatatatattaagtttaatAAGGTTTACTTTATCAATTTTCAATTAGAACGTGCCAGtgaattaacaaataattataagaaatgaatagtaacacattgaattaaatgtgaaatattaaagtagaaatactgaaatggtattttcttgtaaaacatactccaataatcttttatttacaaataatctGTGTCTAAATATGTTTGGCTTTTATATCATGAACTTAAATATAGATGGCAGTGCTGTTCCCCTGTCATTTCAAggctattaattatatatttatttattttatgcattgattatataaatgttatgctTTTCTACCgcatgttctttttttcttttctttagattTGATCAAGTGTTAATGCTTCAGTCTCCCAGAGATCAATTAATTCTAACttgatctattttattttattttagaaatattgttAATTCCCCGGAGGATTCTCAATAGAACTAGAAATGCGTCTGTAGTAGTAATGGCAACCTTCTAAGTTGATCATGTTTTTTAACTAGTAGTAGCAGCAGCTTGACTAATACTTTTAAACAAGTTATAGCAATTTGGGCTGTTTAAAAGCTTAATGGGTGGTGCAATAAAGTAGTTGTGTCTAACGGATGGCTGTCATTATTCAGGAATATTTAGAAACAGTAACACTAATTTCATAAAATTGGCttcttgcataattaatttaaactaaagTCAATAGTTTTTTTCTAGTTGTCCATATTTGTTGAGTGCCCTGTAAAAAAGTGCAGCTTAAAATACTAATTTTAGTTGATATATTGAtaacatcagtaaaaaaaaaaaaaaaagacatttatctGTGCTCTTGTTAAGTGGCTAAGCAACTTCCCTTTACCGTACATTTCAGTATTCATATACCATCATATACAGTAGACTATATGTATACAGTGCCAGTCAAGTGTGTGACAAAACTGTCAAAACTATTAAATGACAGAGATAAAGTGCAAAAAATCAGTCCAGTGTGTACGAACCTTTAACTGGttgtgtaaatattatataatatgtaaaatatgaaatggaTAGTAAGCATCcagagatatatattttttcttttttcaaaaaaaaaaaaaaatgcatgaggcattcatatccaaaaagtttcatttTCTTACAGACATATTAAAACCACACATTGAAGTCAGTGCATGAACACAACTGCATAAAACAATGGATTCCACAATCAACttgtaaatgtaacattataaaacatgCCAGAAGTCTGCGATATATACTGCATTTATATCAGGTCACATTCGTAATCATAACAGCAATTTGATAAGAAAAACATCAGCCAATACAAATTTCACatattaaaagaataatataaaatCGTATATGTAAATGTCATTGACTCTTACATAAGAGTTTGTTCCCATCAACATGTTCTATGTACAAACTAACATGTAAAGCATCTGTCATTAACAGTGTTTTAACAGGAACATTTCTGTCTTCATAATGCATCGATATGtccatttattttttctcagcAAAGCATTTCTGCAGGAAATGGTTCAAGTGTGTGTAGAGGTGGTAACGCGCTTTACCAGACAATGCATGATCCTTATCGGTGTACCACTGAGGAAAGAACAAGACAGGTTTAGGCTTTTAGACTGTTTTAAAGAAACAAGACATTTCAGagcttaaaggaacagtacacccaaaaatgaaaaataaaatgctgaaaatgtactctctcaggccatcccagatgtagatgagtttattcatcagaacagatttggagaaatgtagcattgaatCACtttctcagcaatggatcctctgcagtgaatgggtgccgtcagaatgagagtccaaacatctgtttaaaacatgattaaaaacacCACGCCAGTCCATCTTGAGAAGTGAAAACAGATCCATAATTAAGGTGTTTTTAACTTATGCTTCCACTAAAATATGAGCCCATAACAAAAAGTTTGTTAAGAACGGAtctggactgttttcacttataaatggtgcttgatcttgcgcatatttctttcctgattgAGACAAGACGACATTTTACTGGATGCATctttatgatggatttgtttcttaaaaacactcAACTTTTCAagtcacaagacattaactgatggactggattcatgtggactattgtgatgtttttatcagctgtttagactctctttctgacggcacccattcactgcagaggattcattggtggacaagtgatgcaatgcaacatttctccaaatctgatgaagaagcaaactcatcttcatcttggatgacctgagggtgagtaaattgtcAGCAAATCAAAATTTCTGCATGAACTATTCCCTTGATTAAAATGCTTTTCATCACTTTCACCCATTTATTTAAACTCACCATTGCTTCAAAATCAACTTGATTTTCCACCAGGGCTTTGGAAATTTGGGCAGCCTGTTGGAA encodes the following:
- the LOC113052931 gene encoding glucagon-like isoform X1 — its product is MMTRIYAFIGLLLLILIQSSVQIPIQENMEENSSLMSEEALFNDPREVSNMKRHSEGTFSNDYSKYLETRRAQDFVQWLMNSKRSGVPTRRHADGTFTSDVSSYLQDQAAKEFVSWLKTGRGRRE
- the LOC113052931 gene encoding glucagon-2-like isoform X2; the protein is MMTRIYAFIGLLLLILIQSSVQIPIQENMEENSSLMSEEALFNDPREVSNMKRHSEGTFSNDYSKYLETRRAQDFVQWLMNSKRKSPPDDTQTALSPVTSALTCRTRRQKSLCPG